The Archangium primigenium genomic interval CGCGTCGCTCTCGAGGGCGACGAGGTAGACCTCCTTCACAGGTGCTTCTCGATCTGTCGGAAGAGGTCCACGCGGTCCACCAGGTTGGTCACATAGTCCAGCTTGTCCGTGGGAAGAACCAGGACGGGGGACAACTTGTAGCCAGTGAACCATTCCTCGTACAGATCGTTGAGCCGCTTGAGGTAGGCGGGGGGGATGTCCTGCTCCATCTCGCGGCCGCGCAGGCGGATGCGCTGGCGCAGCGTGCGCACCGGGCAGCGCAGGTAGATCATCAGGTCCGGCGGCGCCAGGGTCTGCGAGAACGTCTCGTAGAGCGAGCGGTACATGTCCCAGTCGCGCTTGTCGATGAAGCGCTGGCGGTGGAGGTTCTTGGCGAAGATCTCCGCGTCCTCGTACAGGGTCCGGTCCTGCAGGGCGATGCCCGGCGCGCGCTCCATGTCCCGCTGGAGCCGGAACTTGGCGGTGAGGAAGAAGAGCTGGGAGCGAAAGGCCCAGGTCTTCATGTCCCGGTAGAAATCGGCCAGGTAGGGATTCTCGTCGTTGGGCTCGAAGAAAGGCGTGAGGTCGTACTTGCGGCACAGGAAGGACGTGAGCTCCGTCTTCCCCGCGCCGATGTTTCCCGCGATCGCGATGAACTTCTTTCGAGCCAAGGCCCTGCGCTTCTACCCCCACCGGGCAGCACACACCAGTGGAAGGTGGTGATAGATACGACGAGAAGCAGCCTCCGCTCATGCCTCCCCCCCTTGACGGGGTGGGAGGCGCTCCGGTCCTGGACGAGGCCAGGGCCGTCCGGCGCTCGAGCGGAGGTGCTCCCTTCGGACGAAGTCGAGGTCGCCTGGATGCTACGCAACCTGTTGTGCATGGTGGTCACCGCCATCTCCACCGCCGTGTTCTTTCCCATGACCCTGTTGGCGGCGCTGTTCACCCTCAACACGGACTCCACGCTGTGGGTGGTGCGGCGGCTGTGGTCGCCCATCCTGGTCGCCACGGGCGGCGCGAAGCTCATCGTCACGGGCCAGGAGAACGTGGACCCCAAGCGGCCCACCATCTACGTCTCCAACCACCAGTCCACCCTGGACATCCCCATCCACTTCATGGCGGTGCCGGTGCCCTTCCGCTTCGTGGCCAAGCACCAGCTCAAGTACGTGCCGCTCATCGGCTGGTACCTGTGGGTGGCGGGCCACATCTTCATCAACCGGGGTCAGCGCGAGAAGGCCATCGCCTCGCTGGATGCCGCGGCGCGCAAGGTGCGCGGGGGCACCAGCGTGTTCCTCTACCCGGAGGGCACCCGGTCGGACAACGGCAAGGTGTTGCCCTTCAAGAAGGGGCCGTTCGCCCTGGCGCTCAAGGCGCGCGTGCCCGTGGTGCCCATCACCATCGAGGGCTCGGGCACGGTGATGCCCAAGAACTCCTGGAACATTGTTCCCGGTCCCGTGTACGTGAAGATCGGCAAGCCCATCGACACCACGACCTTCGCCGAGAACGACCGCGAGGGCCTGGCCCGCGCGGTGCGCGACGTCATCATCGCGCAGAGCCTGGAGCTGGGCGGCAAGGGCGGCGATGCCGAGGACGTCGTCGCCGAGGCGGGGGTCGAAGGCCGTTCCCGGTCCCGTCGCCACAAGGCCTTGTGAGGAGCCCCGCGTGATTGCCCCTTCCCCCACCCCCTTTCGTTCCCGCGCGCGGCGCCTGCCGTGGCTGGGCCTGACCGCCGTGCTCGGCCTGGGCCTCGCCACGGGCTGCCGGCACACCGCCGCGGGCGCGCCGCTGGATGCCCGGGCCCAGGCCCGCGAGTACCTCGCGCGCAACGAGCCCGAGCGCGCCCTGCCCCTGCTGGAGGCCGAGGCCACCCGGGCGCCGGAGGACCTGGAGGTGGCACGCGCGCTCACCGCGGCGCAGGTGAAGGCGGGACGCACGGACGCGTGGATCGCCGAGCTCAAGCGCCGCAACGCCCAGGGCGAGCGGGCGGTGAACCACTACATGCTCGGGCTCGCGTACTTCTCGCGGGCCTCGGAGGCGGGCGCCCCGGCGGTGGCCGCCTTCGAGCGGGCGCGGGAGCTCAAGCCCGACGAGCCCGAGTTCCACTACCGCCTGGGCGTGGCCCTGGTGGAATCCGAGCAGTACGCGGCGGCGGTGGGTCCCCTGCGCCGGGCGGTGGAGCTGGCACCGGAGCGGGCGGGCACGCGCCTGCCGCTGGCCAAGGCGCTCGCGCGCACCGGAGATTCAGCGGGCGCGGTGGCGGAGCTGGCCGTGCTGGTGGGCAAGGAGCCGAGCCCGGCGGAGGTGGCGACGGCGCGCGCGCTGATGGATCAGATCGCGGACCCGTTCGCGCGCTTCCCCAAGGCGGCCGAGCCCAAGCTCGAGGAGGGCATGCGCTACCTGCAGGAGCTGGACGCGCCCCACCCCGCCATCATCGCCTTCGAGGAGATTCTGCAGGACTACCCGGACCTGGCGGTGGTGCACGCGCTGACGGGCCTGGCCTGGCAGCGGGTGGATGACGCGGGCCGGGCGGTGGAGGAGTTCAAGCGGGCCATCGAGCTGGCGCCCACGGACGGCAAGAACCACTTCTACCTGGGGGAGCTGTACCTGACGCGTCAGCGTCCGGAGGCGGCGCGGCCCTACCTGGAGAAGGCGGTGGCGCTCAACCCGCTGCTGGACCTGGCGTGGTTCCGGCTGGGGGATTTGCACCTGGAGCGCAAGGACCTGAGGGCCGCGGACGAGGCCTTTCGCATCCTCACCTTCCTGCAGCCGGACGCCGTGCCGCCGCGGGGCAAGCGGGCCCTGGTCCTCCAGTTGGAGGGCGACTGGGCGGGCGCCGAGCGCGAGTTGCTGCACGTGGTGGACAAGGATCCGGAGAACATCGAGTTCACCTTGCGCCTGGGCATCCTCTTCACGGAGCAGGCGCGCCAGGCGTCTCGGCCGGAGACGCGGCGGGAGGCGGCGCGCAAGGCGGAGGGGTGGCTGCGCAAGGTGCTGGAGGCCCAGCCGGAGAACGCGGTGGCCTCGCGGGCGCTGCAGCAACTCAAGAGCCCGTGAAGCCTAGCCAGGGCGGGCCCCGGACCTCTACACTGGGGACCTGATGAGTGATGGTGCCAACCACCCGCAGCCGCCGCCGTCGTCCACGAACCCGCCCCGCGCGTCGTCCACGACGAACCCGCGGGTGATGTCCGCCGCGCGAGCCGCGCCCCCGCCCAAGGCCCTGCCGCCGGGCGCGGTGGGCAAGCGGCTGCAGGACGAGTCCGCCAATGCCGCGCTCAACGCCCTGGCCATCGCCAAGGAGATGGTCCAGGACTTCCGGCAGCAGGACCGCTTCTTCAAGTACAAGGCCTTCATCGTGGGCGGCTGGTTGCTGTTGACCATCGCCACGGTGGGGGTGACGTGCTCGCGCGGCGTGAAGGAGACGGGCGAGTTCGGGGCGAAGCTCGTCCCCGCGGGCCGCTCCGCGCTGATGTTCGTCAACAAGAGCAAGGAGCCCTGGGTCGACGTCACCATCGTCGTCAAGGACTTCCGGGGCCAGGAGTGGCGGGCCTCGGTGGCGCGCGTGGAGCCGGGCAAGGACGTCACCATCACGCCCAAGCAGTTGCTGGGCGCGCAGGGACAGGTCGCGCCCAGTGACATCGTCATCCACGGGGTGGAGATGCGCACGGCGGACGGCCGGGCCACCCTGATGGAGAACAACAAGAACCTGACGGTGGACGAGCAGCACTGAGGCGCGGGTCCGGCGCGCCGGGGCGCCTTCCCGGTGCGCCAGGGGGCCTCCAGAAACACGAAAGCGCCCTTCCCCGGAGGGAAGGACGCTCGCGTGAACGACATCGACTGAGACGGCCGACTACTCCGTCTTGGTCTCCGGGGCCTCGGCGGCACCGGTGTCCTGAGCCTCGGCCGGGGCGGCCTTGGCGGGACGATCCACCAGCTCCAGCAGGGCCATCTCGGCACCGTCACCGCGACGGAAGCCCAGACGCACGATGCGCGTGTAGCCGCCCGGACGGGTGGCGTAGCGCGTCTTGTACTCGCTGAACACCTTCTGGAGGATGGCGCGGTTGCGAACCGTCCGCTCCGCGAGGCGCACGTTGGACAACCCACCGCGCTTGCCGAGGGTGATGATGCGCTCGGCCAGGGCCCGGGCCTCCTTGGCCTTGGGCAGCGTGGTGCGGATGGCCTCGTGCTCGAGCAGCGAGGTGACCATGTTGTGGAGCATCGCGAGCCGGTGGCTCGTGGTGCGGTGGAGCTTCCTCTGTCCGACCTTGTGACGCATGGGTGCTGACTCCGGGCCCGCGTGGGAGCCCACCACTCCGGCCGTATGAGGTACCGGGTGGGAAGGATGGAAACCGGCACGGGCTCCACCATCGATGTGTGGGACCGGTGAGGGTCCCCCGTGCGTCCAGGGCATGCGGCCATGCCGCCCCGGACGCGCGGGTTAAAGCACGAAACGCTAGGCCTTGGGAGCCGCCGCGGCGGCCGGAGACGGCGGAGGCGCCGCCGGAGGCGTCTTCGGCGGCCAGTTCTCCAGCTTCATGCCGAGCGACAGGCCCATCTCCGCGAGGATCTCCTTGATCTCCTTCAAGGACTTGCGGCCGAAGTTCTTGGTCTTGAGCATCTCGGCCTCGGTGCGCTGCACGAGGTCGCCGATGGTCTTGATGTTGGCCTGCTGCAGGCAGTTGGCCGAGCGCACCGACAGCTCCAGCTCGTCCACCGAGCGGAAGAGGTTCTCGTTGAGCTTGGCCTCCTCCTTGGGCGCCTCGACGGCGACCGGCTCCTCGGTCTCGTCGAAGTTCACGAAGACCGTGAGCTGCTCCTTGACGATCTTCGCCGCGTAGGCGACCGCGTCCTGGGGCGTGACGGAACCATCCGTCCACACCTCGAGGGTGAGCTTGTCGTAGTCGGTGACCTGACCGACGCGCGCGTTGGTGACTTGGTAGTTCACCTTGCGGATGGGCGAGAAGAGCGAGTCGATCGGGATGGTGCCGATGGGCGAGCCGACCACCTTGTTGGCGGAGGCGGGCACGTAGCCCCGGCCGCGGCGGCAGGTGAGCTCCATGCGGACCTTGCCACCCTCGGAGATGGTGCAGATGTGGTGACCCGGGTTGAGGATCTCCACGTCCTGGTCGGCGATGATGTCACCGGCCTTGACCTCCTTGGGCCCCTCCGCCTCGATGCGCAGGGTCTTGGTCTCGTTCGTGTGCATCCGGAGGAGGACCTCCTTCAGGTTCAACACGACGTCCGTCACGTCCTCGGCCACCTCGGGGATGGTCTGGAACTCGTGGTCCACGTTCTCGATCTTCACCGTGGTGACCGCGCCACCCTGCAAGCTGGAGAGCAGCACCCGGCGCAGCGAGTTGCCCAGCGTGGTGCCAAAGCCCCGCTCCAGGGGCTCGGCCACGAACTTGCCGTAGGTGGGGGTCAGCGAGTCCTGATCGACCTCGAGCCGACGCGGCTTGATGAGGTCCCGCCAGTTCTTCGCGATGAAAGTGTCAGCCATGTGCTTCTGCTCCTCGGGGCGTGCCGCACCACCGACGTCCCCGCCGGAAAGGCGGGAGGATGGGCACGAGGGGGGTTGTCTGAATAACGGCCGGGCCCTGGGGGAACAAGGCACCGGCAGAAGCACGACGCCCCGGCGGTGAGGCCAGGGCGTGTGCGGAAGCATCCTCGGCTCGCCTGGAGGCCAGGCAGGCCGGGGGGATTACTTCGAGTAGAGCTCGACGATGAGCTGCTCCTGGATCGGCATGGTGAGGTCCTCGCGGTTGGGCGGGCTCTTCACCGTCGCCTTGAAGGACTTCTTGTCCAGGTCGATCCACTGCGGCACGCCACGGCGGTCCACGGTCTCCAGGGCCTCCGCGATGCGCAGCATCTTGCGGCTCTTCTCGGCCACCTCCACGGTGGTGCCGGGCTTGACCGCGAAGGACGGGATGTTCACCCGCTTGCCGTTCACGGTGAAGTGGCCGTGGCGCACCAGCTGACGCGCCTCGTTGCGCGTGTCCGCGAAGCCCATGCGGAACACCACGTTGTCCAGGCGGAGCTCCAGCTGCTGCAGGAGGTTCTCACCCGTCTTGCCCTTGGCGGCCGAGGCGCGGTGGTAGTAGCCGCGGAACTGGCTCTCGAGCAGGCCGTACATGCGCTTGACCTTCTGCTTCTCGCGCAGCTGCACGCCGTAGCCAGAGAACTTCACGCGACCCTGGCCGTGCTGGCCGGGGGGATAGGGACGCCGCTCGATGGCACACTTGTCCGTGTAGCAGCGGTCACCCTTCAGGTACATCTTCAGGTTCTCACGCCGGCAGATGCGGCAGGAGGAGGCGGTATAACGGGCCACGATGCTTCTCCGTGTCGAAAGATGGTCTAGGGCCGCTCCCCGGACGGGAAGCGGCCCGGAATGGAACTAGACGCGGCGGCGCTTGGGCTGACGGCAGCCGTTGTGCGGGATGGGCGTCACATCGCGGATGAGCGCGATCTTCAGGCCGGCGGCGGCGAGCGCGCGCAGGGCCGACTCACGGCCGGCGCCAGGCCCCTTCACCAGCACCGTCACGTTCTTCAGGCCGTGCTCCATGGCCTTGGCCGCGGCGTCACCGGCGGCCACCTGGGCGGCGAACGGCGTCGACTTGCGGCTGCCGCGGAAGCCGCGGGCGCCAGCGGAGGACCAGGAGATCACGTTCCCGGACACGTCCGTGATCGTGATGATGGTGTTGTTGAACGTGGACTGGATGTGGACCACGCCGTTGAGGATGTTCTTCTTGCCCTTCTTGTTCTTCTTGCGCGCGGCGGCCTCGCCGCCCGCCGCGGGGGCCGTGGCGGCCGCCGGCGCGTTGGTCTCTTCAGCCATGGAACTCGTTGCTCCTGGAAGTAGGTGATCGACACCGGCCCCTCACGGAGCCGGCGCAGGTGAAAGAACTAGCGAGCGGCCGTCGCCGGCTTGGCGCGCACGATGCCACGCTTGGGACCCTTGCGGGTACGCGCGTTGGTGTGCGTCCGCTGACCGCGCACCGGCAGACCCTTGCGGTGACGCAGGCCACGGTAGCACCCCAGGTCCATCAGGCGCTTGATGTTCATCGTCACTTCGCGGCGCAGGTCACCCTCGACCTTGTAGTTCGCCTCGATGAGCTCACGGATCTTCCGCGTCTGCTCCTCGGTGAGATCCTTGGTGCGAGTGGCGAGATCGATGCCCGCCCCCTCGATGATGTCATGAGCGGTCTTGTTGCCGATCCCGTAGATGTACTGCAACGAGATCACCGCGCGCTTGTTGGGCGGGAGATCGATGCCGGCGATACGAGCCATCT includes:
- a CDS encoding deoxynucleoside kinase, yielding MARKKFIAIAGNIGAGKTELTSFLCRKYDLTPFFEPNDENPYLADFYRDMKTWAFRSQLFFLTAKFRLQRDMERAPGIALQDRTLYEDAEIFAKNLHRQRFIDKRDWDMYRSLYETFSQTLAPPDLMIYLRCPVRTLRQRIRLRGREMEQDIPPAYLKRLNDLYEEWFTGYKLSPVLVLPTDKLDYVTNLVDRVDLFRQIEKHL
- the rplQ gene encoding 50S ribosomal protein L17, yielding MRHKVGQRKLHRTTSHRLAMLHNMVTSLLEHEAIRTTLPKAKEARALAERIITLGKRGGLSNVRLAERTVRNRAILQKVFSEYKTRYATRPGGYTRIVRLGFRRGDGAEMALLELVDRPAKAAPAEAQDTGAAEAPETKTE
- a CDS encoding DNA-directed RNA polymerase subunit alpha; protein product: MADTFIAKNWRDLIKPRRLEVDQDSLTPTYGKFVAEPLERGFGTTLGNSLRRVLLSSLQGGAVTTVKIENVDHEFQTIPEVAEDVTDVVLNLKEVLLRMHTNETKTLRIEAEGPKEVKAGDIIADQDVEILNPGHHICTISEGGKVRMELTCRRGRGYVPASANKVVGSPIGTIPIDSLFSPIRKVNYQVTNARVGQVTDYDKLTLEVWTDGSVTPQDAVAYAAKIVKEQLTVFVNFDETEEPVAVEAPKEEAKLNENLFRSVDELELSVRSANCLQQANIKTIGDLVQRTEAEMLKTKNFGRKSLKEIKEILAEMGLSLGMKLENWPPKTPPAAPPPSPAAAAAPKA
- the rpsM gene encoding 30S ribosomal protein S13; protein product: MARIAGIDLPPNKRAVISLQYIYGIGNKTAHDIIEGAGIDLATRTKDLTEEQTRKIRELIEANYKVEGDLRREVTMNIKRLMDLGCYRGLRHRKGLPVRGQRTHTNARTRKGPKRGIVRAKPATAAR
- the rpsD gene encoding 30S ribosomal protein S4, translating into MARYTASSCRICRRENLKMYLKGDRCYTDKCAIERRPYPPGQHGQGRVKFSGYGVQLREKQKVKRMYGLLESQFRGYYHRASAAKGKTGENLLQQLELRLDNVVFRMGFADTRNEARQLVRHGHFTVNGKRVNIPSFAVKPGTTVEVAEKSRKMLRIAEALETVDRRGVPQWIDLDKKSFKATVKSPPNREDLTMPIQEQLIVELYSK
- the rpsK gene encoding 30S ribosomal protein S11 is translated as MAEETNAPAAATAPAAGGEAAARKKNKKGKKNILNGVVHIQSTFNNTIITITDVSGNVISWSSAGARGFRGSRKSTPFAAQVAAGDAAAKAMEHGLKNVTVLVKGPGAGRESALRALAAAGLKIALIRDVTPIPHNGCRQPKRRRV
- a CDS encoding lysophospholipid acyltransferase family protein, with translation MLRNLLCMVVTAISTAVFFPMTLLAALFTLNTDSTLWVVRRLWSPILVATGGAKLIVTGQENVDPKRPTIYVSNHQSTLDIPIHFMAVPVPFRFVAKHQLKYVPLIGWYLWVAGHIFINRGQREKAIASLDAAARKVRGGTSVFLYPEGTRSDNGKVLPFKKGPFALALKARVPVVPITIEGSGTVMPKNSWNIVPGPVYVKIGKPIDTTTFAENDREGLARAVRDVIIAQSLELGGKGGDAEDVVAEAGVEGRSRSRRHKAL
- a CDS encoding tetratricopeptide repeat protein: MIAPSPTPFRSRARRLPWLGLTAVLGLGLATGCRHTAAGAPLDARAQAREYLARNEPERALPLLEAEATRAPEDLEVARALTAAQVKAGRTDAWIAELKRRNAQGERAVNHYMLGLAYFSRASEAGAPAVAAFERARELKPDEPEFHYRLGVALVESEQYAAAVGPLRRAVELAPERAGTRLPLAKALARTGDSAGAVAELAVLVGKEPSPAEVATARALMDQIADPFARFPKAAEPKLEEGMRYLQELDAPHPAIIAFEEILQDYPDLAVVHALTGLAWQRVDDAGRAVEEFKRAIELAPTDGKNHFYLGELYLTRQRPEAARPYLEKAVALNPLLDLAWFRLGDLHLERKDLRAADEAFRILTFLQPDAVPPRGKRALVLQLEGDWAGAERELLHVVDKDPENIEFTLRLGILFTEQARQASRPETRREAARKAEGWLRKVLEAQPENAVASRALQQLKSP